The region CCTTAGTAAGCCGGGCACAGGTTGATACTATTGTTTCCAACAACGCAAAAATAGCCTGCGTTGTTAAAGAAATAACCCCCGATGCGGTTAAATACACCTATCCCAATGAAGATTTGCTGAACTCGGTTTACAAGACCACTGTACAGAAAATAATCTTCAAAAGCGGCCGCGTCCAGACTTTTGCCGAAGCAACTTCCTACAAAGCCATCAATGGCGTAATGGATTTTGACAAAGTAACCGTTACCGTTGTAGAAGGTGAGGTTAAGGGCTTGTACAAATTAACAGACGTAAGCTCCAAAGCTAAAGGGACAACCGTTTTTTCGAGCCAGGAACGGGTAAAAGACAGGGCCTATCGTAAACTGAAGATCCAGGCGGCTATGTTTGGCGCCAATATCGTTTACCTGACCAATCAGCGTACCGAGGGTAACAAATACGGTGGCTATTTTCAAAGCGGCTCATCGGCTGAAACAAACCTTACAGGGGTTGGCTATTCTAATATTTTGCCAGATTATGATAAGTTTAAGCAGCTAATAGGCACCAAAACAGATTTTACCACCGTGCGTAAATATGAGTTAGGAGCCAGCGATACAGATGTATCTCAGGATGGCCTTGAGGTACCTTTCACGATATCAAATGTTTCGGTTGAAAACGGTATTGTTTTAATAACCGCTCAGTTAAAGGGCGAGAATAATAACAGCATATTCCAACTGGCAAGCTTCACAGATACTACATTCAGTGTTGCTTACAGACATAAAGGAACGGCCTATAACGTTGAAATTAGCGCTAAATAAAGAAACGCTCTGACCTCAGATTTTACCTCAAAATCTGAGATCAGAGCTTAAGACTCTCGGCTTAAATACGTATATTTGTATATATCAAACGGCCCGGTTCTCTGTAAAAAGAGAACCGGGCCGTTTTGGTTAAGGAAATAAAAGGCCAAAAAACAACTGTTTGGTATGTAGTTATTTGATATGCAGATATTTAATACTTTTTAAACCTTTCAAAACCCACTCGAAATTTGTTAAAAAGTGTTAAAATGGCGTTAAAGTTTAGTTAAAATGGGCAAAAGTGATGCGCTTTTGCCCTGTTTTTGACTAAAAAATTGTTAAAATTTAAGGTTTAAAAAGTTTTTTGAAAGGATGCTTCTCCCAATTTTTGTTACTCCTTTTTAAAATCGTAAGCGCCGCGTTCTACAAAGTCGGCTACTTTAACTTTTACGCCGGTAACTTTACCATTTTGTACTATAAAAGGAAAAATAGCTTTGCCCATAACCGGGTCAGAAAAAGTTACAAAAAAGCGGTTGCCGCCCAGCGGTTGTAATTTCGCAAACATAGTGGGATGGTGTTCAAAACGCATTTCCAGGTCGCTGTTTTCGCCCTGGGTTACGGTCATGCTGCCATAAAAACTGTTAGTATACTTACCCAGGTACGAGGTTGGTGGTAATGTGGGTTTTAAGGCAAGGGCCACGGTATCGCGCAGTTTGCGTTCGGTTTGTTGTTCGGTCGCGGCACGGGTCTTGTAGTTTTTTAGGTAAGCATCGCTGTAATCATGATATGGTTTGCCCAAAAAAGCATCCAGTATTTCCCAGCGCAAGGCCTCAAAAAGCAGGTTTTGATCGGTATTAGTCAGTATCACAATGCCCAGGTTATCCTGCGGCGATAGGGTAACTGACGAAAGGTAACCGCTAACACCACCATCATGCATAACCAGGCGGTGGTTAAAATAATCCTGTATAAACCAGCCCAGGCCGTACAGCTCAAAATTATTTTCGCCGTTCAGATGGTATTGACTGCCTACAATATCCTGTGGCTCGCGGGTGGCCATAATAGCTGCCTGCGGTATTACCTGGCGGTTGCCTACTTTGCCGTTGTTGAGTAAAGCCATTACCCATTTGCCCATATCGTTGGCGGATGAACTGATGGCGCCGGCGGGGGCAAGACCATCTATCTGGCAATAAGGTATGGGTGCAAGCCGGCCGTCGGTTAAGGTATGCGCCACGGTACGGTTAAGTGATTTGGGCAGATCTTTGGTTAATGCCAGGGTGTTGGTCATGCCCAGCGGCGCAAAAATAGCCTCTTTAAGATATACTTCCCATGGCTTAGTAGTCACGCGTGGAATGATCTCGCCGGCAGTTAAAAAAGCGGCATTGGTATAGCCCCATTTGGTACGGAAAGGATAGGTAGCCTTCAACTCACCCAGTTTTTCAATCACCTGGGCGCGGGTAAGATTGGTGTTGTAGAAAGTAAAGTCGCCCTGAAAAGTCTGGAAACCAAGGCGGTGACACAGCAGGTCGCGCACGGTAGCTTCCTGGCCGGCAAACTTATTCTCCAGTTTAAACTCGGGGATATACTTGGTTACTTTATCATCAAGGGATAGTTTATTGTTGGCCTGCAGCATGGCCAGGGCAGTAGCGGTAAAGGCTTTGGTATTGCTGCCAATCATAAACAGGGTATTGATATCCACTGTATTAGGCAATCCCAGTTCTTTGATACCATAGCCTTTTACCAATACTATTTTGTTGTCTTTTACTATACAAACGGCAATTCCAGGAACGCGCCAATTGGTTAAAGCCTTACTGATGTACAGGTCCAAACTGTCCCTGATAAACTTGGAGCGATCGGCATGCTGCGCCTGAGCTGTTGCAAAAAGGGAAATACAAATAATAAAAGGCAGCAATATTTTTTTCATTATACTGGATAATTTACGTACATGATTTGTGCTAATTTAATGCAAAATTTACAACGGCTTTACTTAATTGTAAATTAACGCCGCAATCTTCATTAAAACACCCAGTATATGAAATTTTTCCGTTCGGGATCATTATTCCTTACCGCTGTATTGCTCATTTTGGGCGGATACGCAGTAAAAGCACAACGGTTGCCAACTCATTGGACAAAGGATGGCTACCAGTATTACAAAATCACCGGCGATGGTATCAGGATACTCGATACCCGCGATACCAGCAAAAAAACCTTATGGATAAGTAAAGAGATGCTTACACCACAAGGAAGTGCGCCGCTCAATGTAAAAAGGTTTTCTGTATCGGCCGATGGGCAAAAGCTGCTCATTAATACCAATACTAAAAAAGTATGGCGTTATGATACCCGGGGCGATTACTGGGTGTATGATACCAACACCAAAAAGCTATGGCAATTAGGTAAAAACTTGCCAGAGTCCTCATTAATGTTTGCCAAATTTTCGCCCGATGGACTTAAGGCTGCCTATGTGAGCGGGCATAATATTTATGTGGAAAATCTGGCAGATGCTTCGGTTAAACAATTAACTACCGATGGTAGTACCCGGTTGATCAACGGAACTTTTGATTGGGCCTATGAGGAAGAATTTGGCTGTCGCGATGGTTTCCGCTGGTCGCCAGATAGCAAGTCGATAGCCTACTGGCAGATAGATGCCAGCAAGATAAAAAGCTACCTGATGCTGAATACAACCGATTCCATATATCCTTATGTGGTGCCTGTTGAGTATCCGGTTGCCGGGCAGGACCCCAGCTCGTGCAAAGTTGGTGTGGTGGATATTACTACAGGTAAAACCAACTGGATAAATACTCCAGGCGACGCCGTGCAGCATTATATACCACGCATGGAGTGGACGCTAAACTCCAACGAAATTATCCTGGAGCAATTGAACAGGGCGCAAACCGAAAGTAGGGTGTTTATCGGCAATGTATCCAACGGTACCGCCAGCCTGATTCGTGAAGAAAAAAGTAGTGCCTGGATTGATGGTAAAGAACGCTGGAATAACGGTGATCCTATAGGTTGGGAATGGGTAAATAAAGGCAAAGAGTTTTTATGGGTGAGCGAAAAGGACGGCTGGAAACACATTTACCGTATAACCCGTGAAGGTAAAGAAACACTGGTAACCAAAGGTGATTATGATGTGATCAGTATAAACCTGATTGATGAAGCATCCGGGTATATTTACTTTATGGCTTCACCAGATAATGCCACCCAGAAGTACCTGTATCGCATTAAAATTGCCGGCGCTGCAAAACCAGAGTGCGTTTCGCCGGCTGATGAACCGGGTACACATAGTTATGATATTTCGCCAAATGGCAAGGTAGCCCTGCACAATTTCTCCAACAGTTATACTCCTCCGGCAAGCGAAGTAGTGAGCCTGCCCGAGCATAAACATATTGCTGGTAACATCATAACATTGGATAAAAACGCTAAAAATAAGACTGAGTTTTTTAAGGTTAAAACTGTTGATGGTATTGAAATAGATGGCTGGATGAAAAAGCCCACCAATTTTGATCCGCATAAAAAATATCCGGTGGTATTTATGGTTTATGGGGAACCTGCTGCGCAAACGGTTACTGATACCTGGGGAGCAGGAATGAACAGGCTGTACGCAGGCAGTATGGCCGATGATGGCTACATCTACATGTCGGTTGAAGGACGTGGTGCACCTGCACCAAAAGGTACAGCCTGGCGTAAAGCAATTTATAAAAACATTGGTATCATTAATATCCGCGACCAGGCTATGGCGGCAAAAGAGATACTAAAATGGCCGTTTGTTGACTCCTCCCGTATAGCTGTTCACGGCTGGAGCGGTGGCGGTTCATCAACCCTTAACCTCATGTTCCAGTACCCGGATATTTACAAAACGGGCATAGCTGTTGCCGCTGTTGGTGATCAGCTTACTTATGATAATATTTACCAGGAACGTTATATGGGTGTGCCAGTTGATGATGAAGGCCGTGCGGCATTTATCAAAGGATCGCCGATAACTTACGCTAAAAATCTGCGGGGTAACCTGCTATATATACATGGTACCGGCGACGATAACGTGCACTATAAAAATGCCGAGGAGCTGATTAATGAGCTGGTAAAATATAACCGCCAGTTTGAGCTGATGTCATATCCTAACCGCACGCACAGTATTTCTGAAGGCGAGGGTACCGGCCTGCATTTAAGAACCCTGTTCACCAGGTATTTAAAAGAGCACTGCCCACCAGGAGGCAGATAGAAAAGTTTTAATGATCCTGTATTGCTGATAAAAATCAGTAATACAGGATTTTTGATGGTGATTGTATCACAGGCATAGATTTAAGCGTAATGTTCATAATTAACCACTTAAATCTCTTGCTTTATGAAAAAAACAACAAACCTTATCTCAGCATTTGGTCTTTTAATTATCATCCTGTTAGTAGCTATTTCGGCCTGTAAAAAAGATACATCACCTAAAAACGTTGGTATTGTCGGGAAATGGCAGCAAGCCCAGTTTAAGGGAACAAATAATTATGAATTTAGAAGTGATCAAACTTTTAAATATTATACGCTGGCAATTGACTCGGTTACTAAAAAAGTTTTAGGATATCGCACTAAAATAGAAGGCAAATACAGTATTCTTCAAAACGATTCATTGAGATTGTATGCTATGGTTGCTTATTCAACCTTAGGCGGCAATTTTACAACCGAAGATAAGTTGCAGAAGATTAATAGCGTCGATAACTCAGGTTATCGCTTTTCAATTAATGATAAAACAAATCAGCTTTCCCTGTTTTTTAAATGCCCGGATTTTGCCGATTGCGTCCCTTCGCCTATGGTTTATATTAAACAATAGGTGTTTAAATAAGATCAAATGATTAGTAGGTAAAGTACCGGGTATCGATAGCCGGTACTTTACTATATTGAGAAAGATGAA is a window of Mucilaginibacter inviolabilis DNA encoding:
- a CDS encoding serine hydrolase, yielding MKKILLPFIICISLFATAQAQHADRSKFIRDSLDLYISKALTNWRVPGIAVCIVKDNKIVLVKGYGIKELGLPNTVDINTLFMIGSNTKAFTATALAMLQANNKLSLDDKVTKYIPEFKLENKFAGQEATVRDLLCHRLGFQTFQGDFTFYNTNLTRAQVIEKLGELKATYPFRTKWGYTNAAFLTAGEIIPRVTTKPWEVYLKEAIFAPLGMTNTLALTKDLPKSLNRTVAHTLTDGRLAPIPYCQIDGLAPAGAISSSANDMGKWVMALLNNGKVGNRQVIPQAAIMATREPQDIVGSQYHLNGENNFELYGLGWFIQDYFNHRLVMHDGGVSGYLSSVTLSPQDNLGIVILTNTDQNLLFEALRWEILDAFLGKPYHDYSDAYLKNYKTRAATEQQTERKLRDTVALALKPTLPPTSYLGKYTNSFYGSMTVTQGENSDLEMRFEHHPTMFAKLQPLGGNRFFVTFSDPVMGKAIFPFIVQNGKVTGVKVKVADFVERGAYDFKKE
- a CDS encoding S9 family peptidase gives rise to the protein MKFFRSGSLFLTAVLLILGGYAVKAQRLPTHWTKDGYQYYKITGDGIRILDTRDTSKKTLWISKEMLTPQGSAPLNVKRFSVSADGQKLLINTNTKKVWRYDTRGDYWVYDTNTKKLWQLGKNLPESSLMFAKFSPDGLKAAYVSGHNIYVENLADASVKQLTTDGSTRLINGTFDWAYEEEFGCRDGFRWSPDSKSIAYWQIDASKIKSYLMLNTTDSIYPYVVPVEYPVAGQDPSSCKVGVVDITTGKTNWINTPGDAVQHYIPRMEWTLNSNEIILEQLNRAQTESRVFIGNVSNGTASLIREEKSSAWIDGKERWNNGDPIGWEWVNKGKEFLWVSEKDGWKHIYRITREGKETLVTKGDYDVISINLIDEASGYIYFMASPDNATQKYLYRIKIAGAAKPECVSPADEPGTHSYDISPNGKVALHNFSNSYTPPASEVVSLPEHKHIAGNIITLDKNAKNKTEFFKVKTVDGIEIDGWMKKPTNFDPHKKYPVVFMVYGEPAAQTVTDTWGAGMNRLYAGSMADDGYIYMSVEGRGAPAPKGTAWRKAIYKNIGIINIRDQAMAAKEILKWPFVDSSRIAVHGWSGGGSSTLNLMFQYPDIYKTGIAVAAVGDQLTYDNIYQERYMGVPVDDEGRAAFIKGSPITYAKNLRGNLLYIHGTGDDNVHYKNAEELINELVKYNRQFELMSYPNRTHSISEGEGTGLHLRTLFTRYLKEHCPPGGR